A genomic window from Brevibacillus agri includes:
- a CDS encoding ABC transporter ATP-binding protein, translating into MVIETVHLGKRYGTLQALSDLNLSIAPGKVFGFIGPNGAGKSTTMLILSTLLEQSEGEAYVCGYNVRKDPASVRQSLGYMPDFFGVYDNLTAVEYLEFYAGAFKIPARKRRSLVADLLELVNLAHKADAFVDSLSRGMQQRLGLARCLVHDPAVLILDEPASGLDPRARIELREIIKQLREMGKTILISSHILPELAELCDDIGVIENGKLIACGSVHEVSSRETGGSVMQLRALRNLDKAALLLESSPHVNHLEEYMGGFRFYFQGAEQEKADLLQELIDEQVAVVYYGDAKKNLEDVFMAITEGVGME; encoded by the coding sequence GTGGTAATTGAAACCGTGCATCTGGGGAAGCGCTACGGTACCCTGCAAGCTTTGTCAGACTTGAATCTGTCCATCGCGCCGGGAAAAGTGTTCGGCTTCATCGGCCCGAATGGCGCCGGAAAATCGACGACGATGCTGATTTTGTCCACGCTGCTGGAACAGAGCGAAGGCGAAGCGTACGTCTGCGGCTACAACGTTCGCAAGGACCCGGCCAGCGTGCGCCAGTCGCTCGGCTACATGCCCGACTTTTTTGGCGTGTACGACAACTTGACGGCTGTGGAATATTTGGAGTTTTACGCGGGCGCCTTTAAAATCCCGGCGCGCAAAAGACGCTCGCTCGTAGCCGACCTGCTGGAGCTGGTCAACCTGGCGCACAAGGCGGATGCGTTTGTCGATTCCTTGTCGCGGGGGATGCAGCAAAGGCTGGGGCTGGCGAGATGCCTCGTCCACGATCCGGCGGTCCTGATTCTCGACGAACCGGCGTCTGGCCTGGACCCGCGGGCGCGCATCGAGCTGCGGGAGATTATCAAGCAACTGCGCGAGATGGGCAAAACGATTCTCATCAGCTCGCACATTTTGCCGGAGCTGGCCGAGCTGTGCGATGATATCGGCGTGATCGAAAACGGGAAACTGATCGCGTGCGGCTCTGTCCACGAAGTAAGCAGCAGAGAGACAGGCGGAAGCGTCATGCAGCTTCGCGCGCTGCGCAACCTCGACAAAGCGGCGCTGCTGTTGGAAAGCTCGCCGCATGTGAACCATCTGGAGGAATACATGGGCGGCTTCCGCTTTTATTTTCAGGGCGCCGAGCAGGAAAAGGCCGACCTGTTGCAAGAGCTGATCGACGAGCAGGTGGCGGTCGTCTACTACGGTGACGCGAAGAAAAACTTGGAGGACGTTTTCATGGCGATTACGGAAGGAGTCGGTATGGAATGA